Proteins encoded in a region of the Corynebacterium breve genome:
- a CDS encoding MFS transporter: MKSSQETKKSSRWFSLCALSAGYFLIMLDQAVMPVLTPRLPAAVDDQVWITSIYLLCTVVPMLVTGRLGDKRGQRRIYLVGLVAYIAGLLVCALSSSFIALVVGRAIQGLGAAAFLPQAFSIIGRVFPSDARGPAFALWGVVGSIGSLVGPLFAGVLLNEFGWRSAFAAQVALGTVALILAVLWLPRLSTTSAVIDAPSVLISLAGLGLLMWGIQYAQAWAIVVGLVALILFAWLQTRSGDEALLPLGLFRNRNFTLGSIGIAAMGFVVACQFIPIMYWLQDIRGLDAVTAGLLTIPMSIVALVLTPFVGVAADRIDPKVLSVVGFGTLFVSMVWSWALMLGEGSALWMIGITALKGVGSAFIWAPNAATTMRTIPESASGAASGAYNTVRQVGSVIGVALIGGALGTWTPALGLQAATAWTMLILAAVMLVGLVASLFLVSDIEQ, translated from the coding sequence ATGAAGTCCTCGCAGGAGACGAAGAAGAGTAGTCGCTGGTTTTCTCTCTGTGCCCTTAGCGCAGGCTACTTCTTGATCATGCTTGATCAAGCAGTGATGCCGGTGCTGACTCCGCGATTGCCTGCAGCTGTGGATGACCAGGTCTGGATTACAAGTATTTACCTACTGTGCACGGTTGTACCGATGCTTGTCACTGGTCGTCTTGGTGATAAGCGTGGTCAGCGCCGGATCTACCTCGTAGGACTTGTCGCCTATATTGCTGGATTACTTGTCTGCGCGCTGTCCTCATCGTTCATTGCTTTGGTGGTCGGGCGAGCGATCCAAGGACTCGGCGCGGCTGCATTCCTTCCGCAGGCATTTAGCATTATCGGTCGGGTCTTTCCTTCCGACGCTAGGGGACCAGCTTTCGCTTTGTGGGGTGTTGTCGGCTCGATAGGTTCACTGGTTGGGCCGCTATTCGCTGGCGTGCTGCTCAACGAGTTTGGGTGGCGCAGTGCTTTTGCAGCCCAGGTGGCCCTGGGTACCGTCGCCTTGATTCTTGCTGTCTTGTGGTTACCGCGCTTGTCAACCACAAGTGCTGTTATCGATGCCCCTTCGGTCCTGATTTCTCTTGCAGGCCTCGGCTTACTGATGTGGGGCATCCAATATGCGCAGGCGTGGGCCATCGTCGTCGGTCTCGTGGCGCTTATTCTTTTCGCGTGGCTGCAGACGCGTTCTGGGGATGAGGCTCTGCTTCCGCTGGGTCTTTTCCGAAATCGCAATTTCACTCTGGGTTCAATTGGCATTGCTGCTATGGGTTTCGTCGTCGCGTGTCAGTTCATCCCGATCATGTACTGGCTGCAAGACATCCGAGGTCTCGATGCCGTCACAGCAGGATTGCTTACAATTCCCATGTCGATTGTCGCGCTCGTGCTTACCCCTTTCGTCGGTGTTGCAGCCGACAGGATAGATCCCAAGGTTCTGTCGGTGGTGGGATTTGGCACGCTTTTCGTTTCGATGGTCTGGTCGTGGGCGCTCATGCTCGGCGAGGGGTCTGCGCTGTGGATGATCGGGATTACTGCGCTCAAAGGCGTGGGTAGCGCGTTCATCTGGGCTCCGAACGCCGCCACTACTATGCGCACCATTCCCGAATCAGCGTCAGGGGCCGCCTCGGGTGCGTACAACACAGTCCGCCAAGTCGGAAGTGTCATCGGTGTGGCTCTGATCGGCGGGGCATTGGGCACCTGGACCCCAGCACTAGGCCTCCAAGCGGCGACTGCGTGGACCATGCTCATCCTTGCTGCGGTGATGCTTGTTGGTTTGGTTGCATCGCTATTTCTTGTTTCCGATATCGAGCAATGA
- a CDS encoding 6-phosphofructokinase produces MRLATLTSGGDCPGLNAVIRGIVRTANTEFGSTVVGYLDGWVGLLEDQRMQLYDDHFIDSILLRGGTILGTGRLHPDKFKAGIDQIKNNLADAKIDALIPIGGEGTLKGAKWLSDNGIPVVGVPKTIDNDVNATDYTFGFDTAVSVATDAIDRLHTTAESHNRILIVEVMGRHVGWIALHAGMAGGAHYTVIPEEPFDIAEITKAMERRFQMGEKYGIVVVAEGAIPKEGTMDAGLGEEDEFGHKTFNGMGQVIADEIHRRTGYDVRTTVLGHIQRGGTPTAYDRVLATRYGVAAARAAHEGNFGTSVALKGEDIELVTLEAATGHLKTVPDHRYDTARSMFG; encoded by the coding sequence ATGCGACTAGCCACCTTGACGTCCGGCGGCGACTGCCCCGGTTTGAACGCTGTAATCCGCGGCATTGTCCGTACCGCGAACACTGAATTCGGCTCGACGGTTGTGGGCTACCTCGACGGTTGGGTAGGGCTCCTCGAAGACCAACGGATGCAGCTTTACGACGACCACTTCATCGACAGCATCCTCCTGCGCGGTGGCACTATTTTGGGCACTGGCCGTTTGCACCCAGACAAGTTCAAGGCTGGCATCGACCAGATCAAGAACAACCTCGCTGATGCGAAGATCGATGCACTGATCCCAATCGGCGGCGAGGGCACATTGAAGGGCGCAAAGTGGCTCTCCGACAACGGCATCCCGGTCGTTGGCGTGCCAAAGACCATTGACAACGATGTCAACGCGACGGACTACACCTTCGGTTTCGACACCGCTGTTTCGGTAGCGACCGACGCAATTGATCGTTTGCACACCACGGCAGAGTCGCACAACCGCATCCTGATTGTCGAGGTCATGGGTCGCCACGTAGGTTGGATTGCGCTGCATGCAGGCATGGCCGGCGGCGCGCACTACACCGTGATCCCTGAAGAGCCTTTTGATATTGCAGAGATCACCAAGGCAATGGAACGCCGATTCCAGATGGGCGAGAAGTACGGAATTGTTGTGGTTGCCGAGGGAGCTATTCCAAAGGAAGGCACCATGGACGCTGGACTCGGCGAAGAAGACGAATTCGGGCACAAGACTTTCAACGGCATGGGCCAGGTCATTGCGGACGAAATTCACCGTCGCACAGGCTACGATGTTCGCACTACCGTTCTTGGTCACATTCAGCGTGGTGGCACCCCAACTGCATACGACCGTGTCCTGGCTACTCGCTACGGCGTGGCAGCCGCACGCGCAGCACACGAGGGCAACTTTGGAACCTCTGTGGCGCTGAAGGGCGAGGACATCGAGCTTGTCACTCTGGAGGCTGCAACTGGTCACCTCAAGACCGTTCCTGACCACCGTTATGACACCGCTCGCTCGATGTTCGGCTAG
- the gatB gene encoding Asp-tRNA(Asn)/Glu-tRNA(Gln) amidotransferase subunit GatB: MTAYDLMDYDEVLEKFDPVMGLEVHVELATETKMFSTASAHFGAAPNSNVDPVSLGLPGALPVVNAKGVEWAIKIGLALNCKIAESSRFARKNYFYPDQPKNYQISQYDEPIAYDGYLDVLLEDGTEWRVEIERAHMEEDTGKLTHLGGTSGRIHGATASLVDCNRAGVPLIEIVTKPIIGAGERMPEIARAYVGAIRELVRALGVSDGRMDQGTMRCDANVSLRPHGQEEFGTRTETKNINSLKSVEQAVRFEMQRQARAIENGEEIVQETRHYQETDGSTSKGRPKENSDDYRYFNDPDLPPVFAPAEWVEEIRQTLPELPWVRRARIQEEWQLPEKEFRDLVNAGALDLVADTVEAGTTPDEARAWWVSYIAGKANELGKDLDALGVTPAHVARVVALVKEGKLTTKLARQALDGVIAGEGDVDEVVQARGLEVVRDDGAIEAAVDEALAANPDIVEKYKAGNTKVTGAIVGAVMKATRGKADPQQVNQLIAKKLS, translated from the coding sequence ATGACTGCGTATGACCTGATGGATTACGACGAGGTACTAGAGAAATTCGATCCAGTAATGGGTCTTGAGGTACACGTCGAGCTCGCCACTGAGACGAAGATGTTCTCTACAGCTTCCGCACATTTCGGTGCGGCGCCTAACTCTAATGTTGACCCTGTGTCCCTCGGCCTGCCGGGTGCGCTTCCAGTGGTCAACGCGAAGGGCGTTGAGTGGGCCATCAAAATTGGCTTGGCACTGAACTGCAAAATTGCGGAGTCCTCGCGTTTCGCTCGCAAGAACTACTTTTATCCAGACCAGCCAAAGAACTACCAGATCTCGCAGTACGACGAACCAATCGCCTACGACGGTTACCTAGACGTCTTGCTAGAGGATGGGACCGAATGGCGCGTTGAGATCGAACGTGCGCACATGGAGGAAGACACCGGCAAGCTCACTCACTTGGGTGGCACCTCCGGTCGTATCCACGGCGCAACCGCATCCCTCGTTGACTGCAACCGCGCCGGGGTTCCCTTGATTGAGATCGTGACCAAGCCGATCATCGGTGCAGGCGAGCGCATGCCGGAGATCGCGCGTGCCTATGTGGGCGCGATCCGCGAGCTCGTCCGCGCACTTGGTGTATCCGACGGTCGCATGGACCAAGGCACGATGCGCTGCGACGCGAACGTCTCGCTGCGCCCGCACGGTCAGGAAGAGTTTGGTACTCGTACCGAGACCAAAAACATTAACTCCTTGAAGTCCGTCGAACAGGCTGTTCGCTTTGAAATGCAGCGCCAAGCCCGTGCGATTGAAAATGGCGAGGAGATCGTTCAGGAAACCCGCCACTACCAGGAGACCGACGGTTCTACCTCGAAGGGCCGGCCGAAAGAAAACTCCGACGATTACCGCTATTTCAACGACCCAGATCTTCCTCCAGTGTTTGCGCCGGCAGAGTGGGTCGAAGAGATCCGTCAGACCTTGCCAGAGCTCCCGTGGGTGCGTCGCGCTCGAATCCAGGAAGAGTGGCAGCTTCCAGAAAAGGAATTCCGCGACCTAGTCAACGCCGGTGCCCTCGATCTCGTTGCCGACACCGTCGAGGCAGGAACGACTCCTGACGAAGCGCGTGCCTGGTGGGTTTCCTACATTGCCGGTAAAGCGAACGAGCTGGGCAAGGACCTCGATGCACTCGGTGTTACCCCTGCGCACGTCGCTCGCGTGGTTGCGCTGGTCAAGGAAGGCAAGCTCACCACCAAACTTGCTCGACAGGCCCTCGACGGTGTTATCGCCGGCGAAGGGGATGTGGATGAGGTTGTACAGGCTCGCGGTCTCGAAGTCGTACGTGACGATGGCGCCATTGAGGCTGCTGTCGACGAGGCCTTGGCCGCCAACCCGGACATCGTCGAGAAGTACAAAGCGGGCAACACGAAAGTTACTGGTGCGATCGTCGGCGCGGTAATGAAGGCAACCCGCGGCAAGGCTGATCCGCAGCAGGTCAACCAGTTAATTGCGAAAAAGCTGAGCTAG
- a CDS encoding YkvI family membrane protein: MIRKSITIALAYVGLLVGAGFASGQEVIQYFSAYGTKGIIGAMLACVLIVISGTVLFQLGSYFLADNHSVVFDNVTHPNVSKFLDLSTMITLFSIGFVMIAGAGSNLQQQFGLSNWIGALIMTALLVISGFLDVDKITNIISAITPLLIISVLGAAVVTILRLPELDTEHLNEIAMSNQAASGVFGSWWVSALNYAGLCIIVGVSMILVIAGSQMNPRHAGAGGLVGGMLFAALLILLTLILFFNMEDIVGADMPLLMVFDNMHPAVGVVVALIIYAMIYNTAVGMFYAMSRRLSTGHPERFLPIYLTVVGIGFLLSFVGFSDLVSWIYPILGYLGVVLVAVLTASWVKSRDDIAVETERRVRLAELAETQLDPESSDLSRRERKEVEVLVGESHVEDAELWQSVQEEVASDLDADPFSEFELADYPQFDPDHEEYSGPPEGDTEEIDWQAYDEYYNPGSAGESNSKR; the protein is encoded by the coding sequence GTGATAAGGAAATCGATCACCATTGCACTCGCGTACGTCGGGCTTCTCGTCGGAGCTGGCTTCGCATCAGGGCAGGAGGTGATTCAGTACTTTTCGGCATACGGTACAAAAGGCATAATTGGCGCGATGCTCGCCTGTGTACTCATTGTTATTTCGGGCACCGTTCTTTTTCAACTGGGCAGCTATTTTCTGGCGGACAACCACAGCGTTGTCTTCGACAATGTGACGCACCCAAATGTCTCGAAGTTTCTCGACTTGTCCACGATGATCACGCTGTTCAGCATCGGTTTCGTCATGATTGCTGGTGCAGGCTCCAACTTGCAACAGCAATTCGGACTGTCCAACTGGATCGGCGCCTTGATCATGACGGCGCTTCTGGTGATATCCGGATTCCTCGACGTAGATAAGATCACGAACATCATCTCCGCCATCACTCCATTGCTTATCATTTCGGTCCTCGGAGCGGCAGTGGTGACCATCTTGAGATTGCCTGAGCTAGATACCGAGCACCTGAATGAGATCGCAATGTCCAACCAAGCCGCCTCGGGTGTGTTTGGGAGCTGGTGGGTCTCTGCGCTGAACTATGCCGGTCTGTGTATCATCGTCGGAGTTTCGATGATCCTGGTCATTGCAGGCTCGCAGATGAACCCTCGTCACGCAGGTGCCGGTGGACTAGTTGGCGGCATGTTGTTTGCAGCTCTTCTAATTCTTCTCACTTTGATTTTGTTCTTCAACATGGAAGATATCGTCGGTGCAGATATGCCTCTTCTCATGGTCTTTGACAACATGCATCCGGCCGTAGGTGTGGTAGTGGCGCTCATCATCTATGCCATGATCTACAACACTGCTGTCGGAATGTTCTATGCCATGTCTCGACGACTCTCCACGGGGCACCCCGAGCGTTTTCTCCCGATTTATCTCACTGTCGTAGGTATCGGTTTCCTTTTGTCCTTTGTCGGATTCTCCGACCTTGTCAGCTGGATTTATCCGATCTTGGGTTACTTGGGTGTCGTTTTGGTGGCAGTACTTACAGCATCATGGGTCAAGAGTCGCGACGACATCGCAGTAGAAACGGAACGTCGCGTGCGCCTAGCAGAGCTGGCTGAAACTCAGCTTGATCCTGAAAGCTCGGACCTTTCGCGACGCGAACGCAAAGAGGTTGAGGTGTTGGTAGGGGAGTCTCACGTCGAAGACGCAGAGCTGTGGCAATCTGTCCAAGAAGAAGTAGCCTCGGATCTAGACGCGGATCCATTTAGTGAGTTTGAGCTGGCAGATTACCCACAATTTGACCCTGACCACGAGGAGTATTCTGGTCCACCAGAAGGTGACACGGAAGAGATCGACTGGCAAGCGTACGACGAGTATTACAACCCTGGATCAGCGGGGGAATCGAACTCAAAGAGATAA
- a CDS encoding YkvI family membrane protein: MWKRSITIAFAFVGLLVGAGFATGQEVVQYFISFGQIGLVGVAVAAAIMIFSGAIIFQLGSYFLAKEHNAVFQNVAHPWVSRFLDWTTIATLFCIGFVMLAGAGSNLEQQFGWPTWVGSVLMTILVLVSGLLDVDKVTNVISAITPFIVIAIVVAFVYTLMNWPTDTSSLNETAQQLTPALPHWLLSSVNYTAMALMLGVSMILVIGGNESSTKAAWRGGLLGGIIFSVMLAVLAFVIYFNIDKVGGLDLPLLGVFDSMHPAVSFVVAWVIYAMIYNTAIGMFYALARRITVDKPERFVAVYFTVTIAGFVVSFLGFSNLLGWVYPVIGYVGMVMIVVTTIAWFRGRPRLQKEEEVRDRLTELAEQKLDPEQDDLTRAEKKEVVELARESRVDGKELWESVQEDVASELDIELAEDLQGDIQPVGGEKEHN, translated from the coding sequence ATGTGGAAACGTAGTATTACCATCGCATTTGCTTTCGTCGGTTTGCTGGTAGGCGCAGGCTTTGCTACCGGACAAGAAGTTGTTCAATATTTCATTTCATTTGGTCAGATTGGGCTGGTCGGTGTTGCAGTCGCAGCGGCAATCATGATCTTCTCCGGCGCCATCATCTTTCAGCTTGGGTCGTACTTCTTAGCCAAAGAGCACAACGCAGTGTTTCAAAACGTTGCGCACCCTTGGGTGTCTCGCTTTCTTGATTGGACGACAATCGCGACCCTGTTCTGTATTGGTTTCGTCATGCTCGCAGGTGCAGGCTCCAACCTAGAACAGCAATTCGGTTGGCCAACCTGGGTGGGCTCGGTGCTGATGACCATTTTGGTACTCGTATCTGGCCTTCTAGACGTTGACAAGGTCACCAACGTGATCTCGGCAATCACGCCTTTCATCGTGATTGCCATCGTCGTTGCTTTCGTCTACACGCTGATGAACTGGCCAACTGACACTTCGTCGCTGAATGAAACAGCGCAGCAGCTCACTCCCGCGTTGCCGCATTGGTTGTTATCTAGTGTGAACTACACGGCAATGGCGCTGATGCTCGGTGTGTCCATGATCCTTGTGATCGGTGGCAATGAGTCGTCGACAAAAGCAGCGTGGCGCGGGGGTCTCCTCGGTGGAATCATTTTCTCTGTGATGTTGGCCGTGTTGGCATTTGTCATCTACTTCAACATTGACAAGGTCGGAGGTTTGGACCTACCACTACTTGGAGTTTTCGACTCGATGCATCCGGCTGTAAGCTTCGTCGTTGCTTGGGTGATCTACGCGATGATTTACAACACTGCAATCGGCATGTTTTATGCCCTGGCGCGCCGCATCACAGTGGACAAACCAGAGCGATTCGTGGCTGTTTACTTCACCGTCACCATTGCAGGATTCGTAGTGTCCTTCCTCGGGTTCTCTAACCTCTTGGGTTGGGTCTACCCGGTCATTGGCTATGTGGGCATGGTGATGATCGTGGTTACTACGATCGCGTGGTTCCGCGGACGTCCACGCTTGCAAAAGGAAGAAGAAGTTCGCGATCGCCTAACCGAACTCGCCGAACAGAAGCTCGATCCAGAGCAGGATGATCTGACCCGAGCGGAAAAGAAGGAAGTGGTGGAGTTGGCTCGTGAATCCCGCGTCGACGGTAAAGAACTGTGGGAATCTGTGCAAGAAGATGTGGCAAGTGAGCTAGACATCGAACTAGCAGAGGATCTTCAGGGCGATATACAACCGGTCGGAGGCGAAAAAGAGCACAATTGA
- the mgrA gene encoding L-glyceraldehyde 3-phosphate reductase — protein MTDYAPHPDRYSQMPFRTVGNSGLKLPAVSLGLWHNFGDDKSLETQRGIIHRAFDRGVTHFDLANNYGPPAGSAEINFGRILKEDLKRHRDELIISSKAGWDMWEGPYGYGGSRKYLMSSLDQSLERLGVDYVDIFYHHRPDPETPLEETMYALRDIVASGKALYVGVSSYGPELTAEAAEFLAEEGCPLLIHQPSYSIVNRWVEEPGEDDMSLLETAADSGVGVIAFSPLAQGLLTNRYLDGIPEGSRASEHKSLSQEMLSDENLAMVRALNDIAAERGQTLAQMAIAWALREQGEFGAETVSSALVGASSVEQLDQNLNAVDNLEFSDEELAAIDEVADDAGINIWAGATASRTHG, from the coding sequence ATGACTGACTACGCTCCACATCCTGACCGCTATTCGCAGATGCCTTTTCGCACCGTGGGAAATTCTGGATTGAAGCTCCCCGCGGTGTCGCTGGGCTTGTGGCACAACTTTGGCGACGATAAGTCCTTGGAAACCCAGCGTGGAATAATCCACCGAGCTTTTGACCGCGGCGTGACGCACTTCGACCTAGCCAATAACTACGGACCACCTGCTGGCAGTGCCGAGATCAATTTCGGGCGCATTCTCAAAGAAGACCTCAAGCGTCACCGCGACGAGCTCATTATCTCATCCAAAGCCGGCTGGGATATGTGGGAAGGCCCATATGGGTATGGCGGTTCACGAAAGTACCTCATGAGTTCACTGGACCAATCCCTTGAGCGACTCGGCGTGGACTACGTAGACATTTTCTACCATCACCGCCCGGACCCCGAAACGCCGTTGGAAGAAACGATGTACGCGCTTCGCGATATCGTCGCCAGTGGTAAGGCGCTTTACGTTGGAGTGTCCTCATACGGCCCTGAACTCACCGCAGAGGCAGCGGAATTCCTGGCCGAGGAAGGCTGCCCGCTATTGATCCATCAGCCAAGCTACTCGATCGTCAACCGCTGGGTCGAAGAGCCGGGTGAAGATGACATGTCGCTGCTGGAAACGGCGGCAGATTCTGGGGTCGGTGTGATCGCTTTCTCGCCACTAGCCCAGGGGCTGCTTACCAATCGCTACCTCGATGGGATCCCTGAGGGGTCTCGAGCCTCCGAGCACAAGTCGTTGTCGCAAGAGATGCTTTCCGACGAGAACCTCGCCATGGTTCGCGCTCTCAACGATATCGCTGCCGAACGTGGCCAGACGTTGGCTCAGATGGCAATTGCTTGGGCTCTGCGGGAGCAGGGCGAGTTCGGCGCAGAAACTGTATCCAGTGCTTTGGTAGGTGCTTCGAGCGTGGAGCAGTTGGACCAGAATTTGAATGCAGTGGACAACCTAGAGTTTTCAGACGAGGAGCTGGCTGCGATTGACGAGGTTGCCGACGATGCTGGGATTAACATCTGGGCGGGAGCAACCGCGTCGCGCACGCATGGCTAA
- a CDS encoding MarR family winged helix-turn-helix transcriptional regulator, giving the protein MDEIRWLDDEETRTWLALWAVSAWLPTRLDEQLKRDHAMNLHDYFTLAQISMADDGRLTMSELAALTQMSPSRLSHVVSRLEKREYVVRTPDEDDRRTNIASITDNGWEFITAAAPSHVQRVRELVFDPLTEDETAQFGVLLRKILTQLDPSAMPRA; this is encoded by the coding sequence ATGGACGAGATTCGCTGGCTTGACGACGAAGAAACACGCACCTGGCTTGCCTTGTGGGCGGTATCCGCCTGGTTGCCGACACGTCTCGACGAACAACTAAAACGCGACCATGCTATGAATCTGCATGACTACTTCACATTGGCACAGATCTCGATGGCAGACGATGGTCGCCTCACGATGAGTGAACTTGCCGCTCTAACGCAGATGTCGCCGTCGCGGCTCTCCCACGTAGTTAGTCGCTTGGAAAAGCGCGAATATGTGGTTCGCACACCCGACGAAGATGATCGACGCACCAACATCGCCTCGATCACCGACAACGGCTGGGAGTTCATCACTGCCGCAGCGCCGAGTCACGTGCAACGGGTGCGCGAACTCGTCTTCGACCCACTCACCGAAGACGAGACTGCCCAGTTCGGTGTTTTGCTGCGCAAGATTCTTACACAGCTCGATCCTTCCGCGATGCCACGCGCTTAG
- a CDS encoding LysE/ArgO family amino acid transporter — translation MTTIFAGIALGFSLIVSLGPQNIFLIKQGIKREALAAIVTVCILSDILLYVIAVTGVGELTQRAPIVLEVLKWIGVAYLAWFGFQAFRDAATASEQELQVVEDSAPVRQASAGQVQVKARAATTQKVSAPIGTLLMLTWVNPNMWIDGVVIGGIANQYPGTGPWLFIIGATISSLIWFPMVAYGASALSRPLSSPRVWRVLNVVIGIVLTILAIKLALL, via the coding sequence ATGACCACGATCTTCGCAGGAATCGCCCTTGGCTTTTCGCTAATTGTCTCGCTTGGTCCCCAGAACATCTTTTTGATTAAGCAGGGCATTAAGCGCGAGGCTCTTGCTGCAATTGTCACCGTCTGTATTCTCTCTGACATTTTGCTTTACGTCATCGCGGTCACTGGAGTCGGAGAGCTTACGCAACGCGCCCCGATAGTCCTGGAAGTTCTGAAATGGATCGGCGTGGCATACCTTGCGTGGTTTGGTTTCCAAGCTTTTCGGGACGCCGCCACTGCAAGCGAACAAGAGCTCCAAGTCGTCGAGGATTCCGCTCCCGTGAGGCAAGCCTCAGCCGGGCAGGTGCAAGTCAAGGCGCGCGCGGCCACCACGCAGAAAGTCTCCGCGCCCATCGGCACTCTTCTTATGCTGACCTGGGTCAACCCGAATATGTGGATTGACGGCGTTGTCATCGGAGGCATCGCAAACCAATATCCAGGTACGGGCCCGTGGCTTTTCATCATCGGCGCGACCATCAGCAGCCTCATCTGGTTCCCCATGGTTGCCTATGGAGCTTCCGCCCTTTCTCGGCCGTTGTCCAGCCCTCGCGTCTGGCGGGTACTCAACGTTGTTATCGGAATCGTCCTTACGATTTTGGCGATTAAACTCGCACTGCTCTAG
- a CDS encoding ArgP/LysG family DNA-binding transcriptional regulator, producing the protein MDAIKMETLATIVDEGSFEQAAYALGISPSAVSQRVKSLEKSTGRVLLRRTTPVTATDAGEVIVQAARRMALLQAETDAKLKNRLSRVPLSIAVNADSLSTWFRPVLAEMAQLGKASLRLRVEDESQTLALLRRGDVLGAVTKESTPVSGCEVTSLSPQRYLAVAAPSLVAEGINWATLPVLRFGPADGLQDQMLDRHLTLGERVERAESIIPDVYAFTEAICVGLGWALLPEVLASDLVAQKRLVVLDDEPLEVPLYWQRWRLESELLSALTQAVISAGTTPDA; encoded by the coding sequence ATGGACGCGATAAAGATGGAAACACTAGCGACGATTGTCGACGAGGGAAGCTTTGAGCAAGCGGCCTATGCACTTGGCATTTCGCCAAGTGCTGTCTCGCAAAGAGTAAAGTCGCTGGAAAAATCCACCGGGCGTGTTCTTCTCCGACGCACGACTCCTGTGACCGCTACCGATGCCGGAGAGGTCATCGTACAAGCGGCACGACGAATGGCCCTCTTACAGGCGGAAACGGATGCAAAGCTGAAGAACAGGCTATCGCGGGTGCCTTTGTCGATTGCGGTCAACGCGGACTCCTTGTCCACCTGGTTTCGTCCAGTTCTGGCGGAAATGGCGCAGCTAGGAAAGGCAAGTTTACGTTTGCGGGTGGAGGATGAATCGCAAACATTGGCACTCTTGCGACGAGGCGATGTCCTTGGGGCGGTGACCAAAGAGTCCACGCCGGTGAGCGGTTGCGAGGTTACTTCGCTGAGCCCTCAGCGCTATCTCGCAGTTGCCGCACCTAGCTTGGTCGCCGAGGGTATCAATTGGGCCACACTGCCCGTCCTGCGATTTGGGCCTGCGGACGGATTGCAGGATCAAATGCTGGATAGGCACCTCACCCTCGGGGAGCGAGTTGAGCGGGCGGAGAGCATCATCCCCGATGTCTATGCGTTTACCGAGGCAATTTGCGTCGGGCTCGGGTGGGCGTTGCTCCCCGAGGTTCTTGCGTCGGATCTCGTGGCACAAAAGCGGCTCGTTGTGCTTGACGACGAGCCATTGGAGGTTCCGCTTTACTGGCAACGCTGGAGGCTGGAATCGGAACTGCTGAGTGCCTTAACTCAGGCCGTAATTAGTGCTGGAACGACTCCGGATGCTTGA
- a CDS encoding glutathione S-transferase family protein: protein MPKTTWDDPAQNASPDGEFVRDTTYIEDRFSAELVAKNAPQAMKNGAFSWPVEPGRYRLMAARACPWAHRTVITRRLLGLEDVISLGLAGPTHDRRSWVFDLDPNEEDPATGLHFLQDAYFNRFPNYPRGITVPAIVETASKKVVTNNFPTIPVDFIDEWAQYHREGAPDLYPAHLRAEIDKVTTEIYHEVNNGVYRCGFAGSQEAYDTAYDRLWKAMDWLEDRLSTRRFLMGEHITLADIYLFPTLVRFDPVYYSHFKCSRQRLTEMPNLWGYLKELFQVPGFGDTTDFTEIKQHYFITHQEINPTAIVPAGPDMSAIMEPHGRDHLPGSPFPEGTVLPGPVPTGEEVKHPESFQH, encoded by the coding sequence ATGCCGAAGACCACGTGGGACGATCCCGCCCAAAATGCTTCCCCAGACGGAGAATTTGTGCGCGACACCACTTATATTGAAGACCGCTTCTCCGCCGAGCTCGTTGCCAAGAATGCACCACAGGCCATGAAAAATGGCGCGTTTAGCTGGCCTGTCGAGCCCGGTCGTTACCGTCTGATGGCAGCACGCGCTTGCCCATGGGCCCATCGCACGGTAATTACCCGCCGCCTCCTCGGCCTAGAAGATGTCATCTCCCTGGGACTTGCAGGTCCGACGCATGACCGTCGCTCGTGGGTCTTTGACCTTGACCCGAATGAGGAAGATCCCGCCACTGGTCTACATTTTCTACAGGATGCGTACTTCAATCGATTTCCCAACTACCCACGCGGCATCACGGTGCCCGCGATCGTCGAAACCGCATCGAAGAAGGTAGTAACCAACAACTTCCCGACCATTCCAGTCGATTTCATCGATGAGTGGGCCCAGTATCACCGTGAAGGTGCTCCCGATCTGTATCCAGCGCACTTACGTGCAGAAATCGATAAGGTGACCACCGAGATTTACCACGAGGTAAATAACGGGGTGTACCGCTGTGGCTTCGCAGGCTCGCAAGAGGCATACGACACGGCATACGATCGCCTATGGAAGGCAATGGATTGGCTGGAAGACCGTCTGTCCACACGTCGCTTCCTAATGGGTGAGCACATCACCCTTGCAGACATCTACCTCTTCCCTACCTTGGTGCGCTTCGACCCTGTCTATTACTCGCATTTCAAGTGTTCGCGACAGCGCCTGACCGAAATGCCGAACCTGTGGGGCTACCTCAAGGAGCTCTTCCAAGTTCCGGGCTTTGGGGACACCACCGACTTCACCGAGATCAAGCAGCACTACTTCATTACCCACCAAGAAATTAACCCGACCGCTATTGTTCCTGCTGGCCCGGACATGTCAGCGATCATGGAACCGCATGGGCGCGACCATTTGCCGGGTTCCCCTTTCCCCGAAGGAACCGTCCTGCCCGGACCGGTCCCTACTGGCGAAGAGGTCAAGCATCCGGAGTCGTTCCAGCACTAA